The Vibrio toranzoniae sequence AACACGGGAAATCAGTTTGACTCTGTGAACGCTCAAGGTGATGGCAGTGTGATAAGCAGTGATTTGAGTAACTTGGTTAATCAACTCTTTGTAAATTTACCAGACCAATAACAAAAAGGGCCGAAAGGCCCTTTTTAATACGTCTGTTTTGCTATAAAAGCTAGATTCTAAAGATCTAAGATTACAACACCTTACAGGCAAAACCTTTCAGGTAGAAACCTTCTGGGTAGGCTGTATCTGTTAGGTGGTCGGCTGCTTGTTCGAAGCGCTCTACGAACTTAACAGTGCGGCCTGCGTCTAGTGCTGCATCGGCGATGATCTTTTGGAACAAATCGGTACCCATTAAGCCAGAGCAAGAGTAGGTGAGTAGAGTGCCACCTGGTTTCAGGATTTGCATCGCAAGCATGTTAACGTCTTTATAGCCGTTCGCGCCAGATGTCAGGTTGTTCTTACTTGAAACGAACTTTGGTGGATCCATGATAACGACGTCGAACTTCGTGCCTTGGTCTCTGTATTCGCGAAGCAGTTTGAAAACGTCTGCGTTTAGGAATACTGCTCGCTTTTTCGAGATGTCGAACTCATTTAGTTCAGCGTTGAACTTAGCTGTATCAAGAGCCAGCTGCGAGACGTCAGCATTGATTACACGCTTAGCATCACCTTTAAGGGCATACAGACCAAAACCACCGGTGTATGAGAAACAGTTAAGGACATCTTTGCCTTTAACGTATTTCATAGATTCTTTACGGCTATCACGTTGATCCATGTAGAAGCCCGTTTTGTGGCCTTCCATAATGTTCACGCTGATCTTCACGCCGTTTTCTTCAATGACTACTGA is a genomic window containing:
- a CDS encoding class I SAM-dependent methyltransferase, coding for MTPSIHLAKGRDKSLRRKHPWVFSRGIDKVEGEPQQGETVDVYAQNGQWLAKAAYSPDSQIRARVWTFEKEEINKAFFVKRIQDAQSLREDIIERDGLTGYRLTAAESDGLPGITIDKYQDFLVCQLLSAGAEFNKSILVEALVECFPDCNIYERSDVAVRKKEGLEQVVGVLHGEEPPKSVVIEENGVKISVNIMEGHKTGFYMDQRDSRKESMKYVKGKDVLNCFSYTGGFGLYALKGDAKRVINADVSQLALDTAKFNAELNEFDISKKRAVFLNADVFKLLREYRDQGTKFDVVIMDPPKFVSSKNNLTSGANGYKDVNMLAMQILKPGGTLLTYSCSGLMGTDLFQKIIADAALDAGRTVKFVERFEQAADHLTDTAYPEGFYLKGFACKVL